The genomic window CCGGGCGACCCGGTGGACAAGGACCTCTACGAGCTGCCCGCCGCGGAGGCCGCCGCGATCCCGCAGGGCCCGACCTCTCTGGAAGGCGCGCTGGAGGCGCTGCGCAAGGACCACGAGTTCCTGCTGGAGGGCGGCGTGTTCACCAAGGACCTCATCGACACCTACATCGACCTCAAGATGGAAACGGAAGTCCTGCCGGCCCGCCTGCGTCCGACGCCGCTGGAGTTTGAGATGTACTACGACTGCTAGTTTCTCTCGCTCTTCCGCGACTCTCCCCGTGCCCGCCGCTTTCCGCGGTGAGCACGGGGATTTTTCGTGCTCAAAGCTTATCGACGTGCGCAGGTGCCTGGTTGCCCCGCACCGTCATCGTCGCCGAGCAGGCGCCCGCCCAGACGCCCTCTGCTCGGCATGTGCCGGAGAACCTTGCCCGCTGCCTCGCGTCAGCGTTCAATGGAGGCCATGAACCTGAAATCCGCTGGCCGGCAGGGCCAAGACGCAGCCCGGCAGGTCAAAAACCATCCGGCGCTGTCCGCCGTCGCCCGCTTCGGCTACGTGGTGATGGGACTGCTCAACATTCTCCTCGGCTGGCTGGTTCTCCAGATCGCGTTGGGTTTCGGTGGCGAGGAGGCCTCCAATGCGGGGGCGTTGTCGAATATCGCCCAGGCCCCGGGCGGGCGCGTGGCGCTGTGGGTGGCCGTGGCCGGGTTGGTGGCGCTGGGCCTGTGGCGGTTGTTGCAGGCGGTGGTGGGACCGGAGTGGTCGACCCGGATAAAGGGCGCAGTGCTGGCGGTGGTGTATCTGTCGCTGGCGTGGACGGCGTCGACTTTCGCGCGCGGGGATTCGACGTCGGAAGGAGACACCGCCACCGACGTCACGGCGACGGCGCTGGAGCAGCCGGCGGGAGTGGCGCTGGTGGTCGTGGCGGGGCTCGTGATCGTCGGAGTGGGGGTCGGCAGCGTGTTTCTGGGTGTGACACGCAGGTTCACCAAGCAGCTGGAAGCCGGCGCCGAGGCGGGCAAGGTCGGCTCCGCGATCGTGGTGGTCGGTGTGCTGGGGTATGTGGCCCGCGGGG from Corynebacterium maris DSM 45190 includes these protein-coding regions:
- a CDS encoding DUF1206 domain-containing protein translates to MNLKSAGRQGQDAARQVKNHPALSAVARFGYVVMGLLNILLGWLVLQIALGFGGEEASNAGALSNIAQAPGGRVALWVAVAGLVALGLWRLLQAVVGPEWSTRIKGAVLAVVYLSLAWTASTFARGDSTSEGDTATDVTATALEQPAGVALVVVAGLVIVGVGVGSVFLGVTRRFTKQLEAGAEAGKVGSAIVVVGVLGYVARGVAFAVLGGLVVWAALTRDPEKAAGLDAAFRYIGQQPFGAVLLVVIGVGLGLYGVFCLGRARYADAS